From Arachis hypogaea cultivar Tifrunner chromosome 3, arahy.Tifrunner.gnm2.J5K5, whole genome shotgun sequence:
GGTCCCTAAACTTGCACTCGAacctcaaagtaatccctgaaattaataattactcaaatttgTCCCCGAAATTATCCTCCGAAACTCATAGTAGTTCCTAAGGCATTTTCTGTTCATCGCGACACTAAAAATGACGtcgttttatatttattaaaaaaaagaaaaacactcCCACCCCACCCCCACCCTTCCTCCTTCTCCAGTccccttttccctttttctttcacaCTCCCTTTTCCCTTTTCCAACTCTTCCTCAGTTTTCCTCTTCCTTTTCCTTCCACGCTCCCCTTTTCCTTCCCCATTCCTAGTTCCCCTTTCCCCTTTCCTTCCACAGCGCCTTTTTTCTTCTCCAACCCTTTTCCAATTTCCTCTCCCTTTCTCTTCCATGCTTCCTTTCCCCTTCCCCAACCCATTGCCAgttcctctttctctttctcttttcctttccgTAATCACTGCCAATAAAAAACAATACTTTGTAACTATTTTAGTAACTCAGAAGGaacaaaataatttgttaaattcATAGAGTGAGATAATGGAAGATGGAAAGAATTGTCACCCTCTTCTGAGAGGAGGTAACAGAAGAGAGAAAAGTTACAACCATGGCCTATCTTCCTCTCAAATGCAAGTTATAGCTTTCTTCTGTGAGGTCTTATTGCCTTCTCTCCCATTAAACAAGGAACAAAATCATGCACTGTCAGCCttctacaatatttttggttcTCAAGCTCCATTTTCTGATGAGGtgaattttgttttattcatGTGAATCTTGCATGTGTTGTTTTTCTTCATGATCATCACAAATTTAGCCAATTTGATTCAATTATTATACTTGAATTTTCAGTATTAGTGTGTTACAATTGAACAGCAAAGAGGAATTTGTGAATTGAATACAATTTGAaaaggaaggggaaggggaaggggaggctcgggtttctttttctaaaataaatacaaaacgacgtcgtttcagtgGTTTCCAATAGTAAGGATGGACAGAAATTATTTTATGGACTATTATGAGTCTCGAAAGATAATTTCGAAGacgaatttgagtaattattaactTCAAAGATTACTTTAAGGCTCGAATGCAAGTTCAGGAACtactttaaaatttaactcatcataattgataCATTCTTCAGAATCTGCAGAAAAGCTTATAATAGATGGATTATCAATTAGAATAttagatgcatcaacaaattCTAAAGGTGGCTACTCCAATAAAGATTTGTTGATTGtcatcatataaaaatatttcattttaacTATTAGATGATAAGTTGTAGGACTTGatctttatatattataaaaatattacttttatttaaaatgtggccaaataaataaattatattttttaaacaagaTTATCATGAAAAGATGTTTTTGGCATCTTCATTAGTGCCCATTCTAAATGCCTACTTTTTTATTGGACTATTCAATGCACTATTCACTCTCAATTATTTGTTGCTTCTAGTGTAGCAGTTCTTGTCTCTCTAAACTAATATTTCGTTATTCCATATAtgtaaatgaaataataaaagtttAACATACACATCATATCACATTAGGagcattaaaaaatatataattggaACGTATATATGATTTTCTCCATTATTGAATAAATAATCCGAAATAATACATACATTTTTTGCAAGGAAATTTTGAAAGAATAACTAAAGAAcgcaaattatattataaattataaatattattataaatataattaaggtCCACTCCAGCCTTTTAAAAACGGCATGGTTGTGGACATGTGAATTCGATGGCTCTCCCTTTCCAGCTAGTGATAAGATTCAAGAGAACTGGTTTCTTGATGAAAACGTCTGTCCAAACCTCCAACTAGAAGGAACAACATTGAGGAACAGCAGTGTCTTCCCATCTGCCAATGTAAGCTTGAATGAGAGCCTCTGGTTCCGGAGATCCACACTGCTTTGCCAGTTGGCTCCCCAGTTGCGGTGCATGGGCAGCCAAGACGAGCGACCTCTCGATCCTTTGATCGAGACGGCCTTCACGTCCCCGCTGCCTCCCACGTTGGATATCATCACCATGTTGAAATTGGATTGCCCCCTCAACGTGAATCTCACTCCACCTCTTCTTTTGCATGGCACCCTATTTTTATGTGATGAACGGACATGCATGAAATAGAGATTAACTATATAGTTCGTAGATCGTATTAGCTTAGTATTGCTCTAgatatattattatcaatgaaaAGGTCCCTtttcgaaattaaaataaaatataataaatggaatttatgaaatttatttaaatgtacatactttttttatttttagttagatttaagtTTATGGAATATTAATTTTGTAATATAGTATTAATACTTGACCAAAAAGTGTGAAATAAcatattagatatataattttttatatatttctatccaacaatttaaatttttaaaataaatttttagatatatatattgttagactattatattaaaaaaactaaactaaaaatattaaattgatagctaaatataatgaaaaaaataatacattatAGTGGTCCCTAATATTTCTCAAATTTTATATATCCACAACTAATGTTTTAAGTAAATCTACAAATGTCATTATTAGGTTCATTTTTTTTCGATATGACAATAGCGTGTGTGTTATGCGTGAATGTGGAGAACATATGTGCTAGACATGGATGTGGGATAGTTTGTTTTGAAACAGTAAAAAGAGAAATTGGACTAttcgatttttttattaaaaaaatttaccttTTAATCGGATAGTCCGAGTTGTGTGATAGAGAGAATTTAAATTTTGGCTAAACTAATTGGACCGTtcaatttgtatattttaaattttttaattatttaaacacAAATCAGACGGTCCGATTTTTATTCTGACATTACAATTACGTAAAATACCTATATACTCAATAAATGCGTCTTACACCATTTTTCTCTCTATATCTATGAAAAAATGTGCCATTTTTAAGCCCTGCCTCGTCGACCCTTTAtcgtttttttattataattttaatttaattattgttaCCTTGTATAGAGAACGGGAACAATGCCTTCACTGCCTTGTCTTGCAATGCGAAAGAAAGACGGAGCGGACATATCAAAGTGATGGTGAGGTGGATCACACCACCCTCCCTGGTTGTTCGGAGGGCAAAAATTGGTGGCAGTTACGGTCACACTTCGTCGCCGGAGGCACCATTTTGGGTCGACCCGGTAGTCGCAAATCACTTGGTAGCATGCTCCACAAGCCTCACCACCTCTGAAGAGCATGGTGCTCACCGCCGCAGTGTTGACACCAAACCCAGCATGAAAGGTGTTGTCATAACCACAAGCTCCCCcttcaaatgcaataaataagGTTCAATTCTAATTGAATTCAATAAAATATCATGAACAACAATATTGCTTCTCAtggtaaaatataataataaagaaggAATAAAACGCATATATCTTTTGTTTTGGCCTTCAGTTTTGAAGTATCTTTAATATTTACATCCCTTGTTAACTGTCAACACTTTTTTTCACTATTTTACACCAGCTCAATTCTACAGTACTTTTTATTTTGTATCTAACTTttgtctaaattattttttagagtaattttaaaatatttaaagttttttaatttttatacttttaaatttaaaattaattattttacctaTTTTAATAATTAGACAATACTTTTTAGACATCTTAACAAGCACCTTTACACTATGCATTGAgcatacattttttcttttttgttttcatcccccacccccacccctcaTCTTTTGGTGATATTCTAGTGTAATTGGATTTATTTTTTGGGtttaattactattatatatGAAAACAACAAAAAGTTCGGTATGATAGATAATTACTTGTTTTCTAATAATTAACTTTGttacttaattaaaaatcacCTAAAACTTAAATTGAATAAGCATAAAATAATTAGATCtcacttttttttaatacaaaagagtgcttattctaaaaaaaaattaaactgttagataaaaatatataaatacacatatacatataaatagataTATATCTTATACACTCATGCAATAAGGTCATTTTTTGTTtgcgtaatatatatatatatatatatatatatatatatatatatatatatatatatatatatatatatattatttgtattatgttaaaatctttattttacaaaGTTAATAAGAatcgaattttaaaattttatgatataaaaatttatttgtttatagaAGCTTAAGTTATTGGATAAAAACAcagttatatttaatatatattttttatttttcaaagtcATAATTAtcgtaaaagaaaaaaagtaaggAAATATCTTGATTaaggtaaaaaaaattgaaattttacataaaataaaaaaaataaattaaattcataaaatataaaattttaataaaatttaaatcatcaaatcatTAGACTTAatataaatttcataaaattgattaatttatttaaaatcgtAATATTCAAAAACTTTAAAAGTTAAATAGAAATTATATCTGCTATTGTTTATATCTTATTTTGCTCACTTATCAGACTGCAAGAATAGGTTAGATCAACTCACAAGAATAACGTCTATAGAAGGATTTTTCTATATTTGATGAGCACTATGCCCGAAATATTTCAACTCACAAGAATAACGTCTATACAAGAATTTTTCTATATTTGGTGAGCACTATGCCCGAAATATTTATCATGTAGGTATATATAACGAGAAatactatataattaattaactgttaataaaaaataataaattttaattatcctctAATATTCCATGTATATAATTTATGACACTATGTATGTAGCGTGTGTTAAAAAGTAACATACCGAGGCTGATGGGACTTTGATTGGCCCCATAGAAAGTTGCATGAGCTTTAAGCCAAGATTTAGCTTCAACAGGGACACTAACACTTACTCCGATAAGAACCATACAGAGATTCCAAACGAAACATGATGAAATCATAATAAGAGGCGCCATTTTCATTCTCACTAGACAAACTGCTTTTCTTGCTgattcgcttttttttttttccaccaCCTCAAAACAGAAGATACTAAGTATGGTGTTACGTATATAATCCTTGGAGAAAGTGCCCCCGGTTTTATAAGATTTGAGAACGCGGTTGTCGgtgattatatataaaattaattggaTCTGATATTTAACTAAACTTTGATGGAATATCGAGCAATTATGATGAAGGAACTGAAAACGCGTTTTTCCTATGTACATTCTGTGAAGTACGGAAGACATGTACGGCTGGATGGACTACTGAATTTCCGGACAAGAAGATATGCAAGCACATGCAATGGCTTCTTGCCACCGCAAAGTTTTCAATACCCTCCTCTTCTAACTAAAATCCGAACAAATTTATAGtaaaactagtatttttatccgtaataatattatgagaatataaattttttaaaattatgatacATTTTGGTTCAATAGTATATTATCTAtggcacaaaaaatttataaaatcaaattatttttacaaaaaaaaatcgtaAGTTGATAAAAGTTTTTAATTAAGAAGACCAAAATTTCTgtacataaaaaatcaaataacaaaattttcagttattatttttatatgaaaaagtttaattttttatttgaattatattattttgttaattttttttctgtaaaacaaaaaggtaaaaaaaagaaaatgaaaaagaagagagagaaagataaagataaagaataagagtgagaatgagagtttgttaattttgtaagaaaaaaaattattttgattgtAATAAAGAcattttaatttgtcaaattactaatgttgagttaagaaattaactaaattaattagtgatgacaaacattatttttgggtaaaataaataattagtgttgagtgTTAATAATTATATGTTACTAATTATTTATGATGATATGTTGTaggccaaaaataaatataatgcagCAGCAACCCAAGTAAATGAGAGAAACATATAAACAAGGCTGGTGGGCTAAAATGCAAACAAAgtccaaaagaaacaaagaatacaAGGCAACGGGCTAAATGAAAAAGATCCGATCCAAGCCCGGTTGCCTCTCTCATTCAAACTCTTCCATCTTGCTCTCACCCAAAAGCAACGTTAACCTGTCCCCTCTTGGTTAGAActcagaaaaagaaagagagagcttcttccctaagctattcaccaaagaagcaagaaagagaagattAAGCAAATGATAGAAGTCTAATCACCCATCATCAATCTATATCAAGAAGAGGTCAGAAGCTAAAGGTGATTTTCATTTCCTTCTACATGCATctaattttcttctcttctttccaacaCTCTGCCATTCCAAAAATGGGTTACAAGGGAAAGTTAATTTCTGCTCTAATCTGCTGTGTATCTATGGTCTCAAACGAGGATTggtatgctgcgaaaagagtacaagatgtttaacatgaaggatggagaaagcattgatgaagtgtttgagagattctcaatcataatcaacaaccttgatgctatgggtacaaactatgcagaacaaactttgatgagaaaactccttagaagcctcacaaaagaatgaaAAACCACTGCCACTGTTCTAACCGAGAGCAACAacctaagtcccataacctatgatgagctgagagaaaAACTCCTTACCTATGAAACCACACATACAAATCCGGACTCAAAGGagaagggaatagccctcaagtcaaaaGTAGAACAAAAaaagagtgagtctagtgatggtatttcagatgatgaactcttgttttttgctaggagatttagaaggatgatgaagaacaagggaaAGTAAAAaggttcaagctcaaaggaacacaagatggacttaagcaaggtgacgtgtcatcattacaatgaggctggacacttcaagctaaactgtccaaagctcaagaaggaggacaaaggaaagaaagaaaggaaaagagtgcTCATGGCAGCTTAGGAGGATCTCGAGAACGACTCCAATGAGGAAGAAAACTCTGAAGGTGAAGACAAAGAttgcttcatggctggaaacaacaatcttgatgaggtaaattattatgatttgaccattgatgatttatatgctattattgatgatctcacatTAAATACTTCAAAACTGCTTGACAAgtacaatgaatgcagatctgaaacagatgtgttaagagctgaaaataattttttaaaagaaaaagtgaaggaatctgaatgtgctttggacattattaaagaaaacagatttctaaaatctgaacttgaaaaattaaaaggcaagcacattgtggatccttctcatgagctaattgctgaaaataaaagattaaatgatttgattaaaaggctgaatggtgacttagcaaaatttgctcaaagttctagcaacttggacaaattacttgcaagtcaaagaccattatttgaaaaatatggtttaggttatatagccaaggaagatgtagtttttaatgattcctctataaaatttgtggcttcttcatcgaATATTAAATCCACACCAATCAAATCTGGTATTGAATATGTTCCAacatttgaagaaaaatttgatgaagtatacacaagtgaaactgaacCTTCACCAAGAACCAAACCTAGTTCAAATAGACCAGGTTTGGGATTCAACTCGAAAAATGTGGTAGCTTCCAAGAAACCACCTTTTTtcaacaaaacctcattttcgaaaaatccaaaagttttcaaaaattctggtgaaaatgcttttgcaaggaggaataattataacaaaaatcaatttgtcaaaagaaatgcacctcttccaaaaaccaaaaaacttcaatcatttaatcatttttaGTATGGCAGCTCCTCTAATTTTCAGCAACATGCATAAAAAATCACTGTTTTAATTGCAAAatatttggtcactcatatgcacaatgtttccttgaaaagagagttgtgggAAACCAAATTtataatgttgtttgtgatttcaatgcacttgggcaaccaagatggattaacttcaaaggatccaaattaatttggatacctaaggctacttaaaactcttcatgcagatttgcctagcatctaagaacaaaaaggacatgtggtacatggatagtggatgctcaaggcacatgactggaaagTCAACTTatttcatcaaactaaacaagtatgatagaggttttgtgacctttggagatgatggtaaaggtaaaattattGCTGTTGGCGAAGTAGGTAATgaacaatctactttcattgatgatgtatttttggtatgtggtttaaagcacaatcttttgagtataagtcagctgtgtgatttaggatatttagtgactttcaaaagacttgaatgctgtgttgttaatgagAAAACAAATGAAGTGCTTTTTGTTGCAAAGTattttaataatatgtatggacttactcttgatgaattaaaggatcaaaatgtagcttattttcattctaaagaatctaaaaagtggttatggcacaagagattgggccatgcaagtatgtttcaaataaacaaacttgtaaagaaagaattagtaagaggtcttcctttgataaagtttgacaaagacatcacatgTGATACTTgccaaatggaaaaacaaacaaaaagtttttttaaaccaaaggaagacatctctactaaaagaccacttgagttgctacacattgatttatttggtccaacaagaactcaaagcctaggtggtaaacattatgatttagtaattgtggatgactttACTAGGTTTGGttaggttttatttcttgcacataaaaatgaagccttttcggcctttgaacctttttgcaagaaaattcaaaatgaaaagaatttaaaaatctcttctataagaagtaatcatggaactgaatttgaaaataatttatttgaatccttttgtgagaaatttggaatatctcacaacttctcttgtccaaggacaccacaacaaaatggtgttgtggaaagaagaaatagaagcatacaagaaatgacaagagctatactttgtgagagcaatgttccgaaatttctttgggctgaagcggttaacacagcttaccacattttgaatagaacaatcataagaaaatttttgaagaaaactccttatgaactttggaaaggttacccaccaaacttagattacttgcacatctttggatgcaaatgttttgttttaaataacaaggataatttgggtaaatttgatccaaaggtgtatgagtgtttgtttgtaggatattctacttctagtaaagcatatagagtttatcatcaagatgctaggattattgaggagtccatacatgttaaattttgtgatactaacttggtgaaAAGTATTTTAGAAGATTGTGATGCagaaaatcaagctcaaaaggacaaTGAAACTGCACAGaatcatgaaaatgaaaattCTGGAGAAGCTGAACTAGATACTGCAGCTACtgcaaattcaagagacaattccattttgtctcatgaatctgaaggaaaccCTGAAACCAATAGCacccagaatcccttggtgactgaatctgcctccaagtccaccagacctcgtgaatggagattcttgaagaattatcctgaggaatttgtcattggggacatCTCTCATGGAGTGAAAACTCGGTCTtcaactagaaaggcaaatgaaggaacTAACATTGCACTTCTCTCTTAAATGGAGCCTCAGAATGTCAAAGAAGCCCTTAGTGACCCCTCTTGGGTTAAAgcaatggaggatgagcttcttgagtttgagaagaaccaagtgtagactttggttccaaggccaagtggaaaaaaagtgaccggcaccaagtggatatttcggaacaagttaggagaagatgacagcattgcaagaaacaaggcaaggctcgtggcacaaggatatgaccaagaagaaggaatagactttgatgaatcctttgcccctgttgcccgaatggaagccataagacttctcttagcttatgctacattttgtggttttaaattatatcaaatggatgtgaaatgtgcatttttgaatggtgtgatcgatagagaagtgtatgtggagcagccacctggttttgaaaataaagaatattctaaccatgttttcaaactatcaaaagctctctatggtttaagacaagctcctagagcttggtatgagaggcttagctcttttcttttgaaaaatggttttcaaagaggcaccacagacacaactctatttatcaagaattctaatgattctttcattttagtccaaatatatgttgatgacattatttttggatcagccaatgaatccctttgttctgaatttggaaaactcatgacaagtgaatttgacatgagtatgatgggtgaacttaattttttccttgggctgcaaattaaacaaactgaaaatggtatttttattcatcaagagaagtatgccaaggaactagttaagaaatttaGTATGGAAAATgtcaaacccatgggaactcccatgcaccctagttcaaaattagataagggagaaactgagaaagatgtagatgagactaggtatagaggaatgattggttttcttatgtacttaactttctctagacccgatattgtacAAAGTGTTGATTATGTtcaaggttccaatccaaacctaaagagtcacatctttctgcagttaagaggatcattagatatgttcatggcacatccaattttggtctttggtatcctaagattgatgatttttctgcagttggttattgtgatgcagattttgctggtgatagagttgatagaaggagcacttcaggcctatgttgcttccttggaaagtccttaaatgtttggtcaagtaagaagcaaccaacagtagctttatccactgcagaggctgagtatatagctgcttcttcttgttattctcagcttttatggttaaaaacacagcttgccgaTTATAAATTAAGTGCTGAAAATATTCCCCtattgtgtgataatatgagtgtcattaatatttctaaaaattcagttttgcactctagaacTAAATATTGAGgtgagatttcactcaataagagaacatgttcaaaaaggggatattaacattcaatttgttaaatcggaGGAGCAATTAACagatattttcactaaaccactgcctgaggacagattctgcatgcttaggactagtcTAGGTATCTTAAGTTATGATTCTTTGTTTGGAAGTTGCTGATGTGCTTCTTGGAGTTTTTATCTCATagacaggtatgagacaattctgggcaggagAAGAATATTTCCTTCAATCAGCGTGTTCTGAGCTTGTTTCAAGTGAAAGTTAATCTGGGCCCAACCTCAAAAATCAGATCTAGAGTGGTCCAATGTGTTTCCTTACATCAAACCATCTCTGGGCCCAAATATGAATGTTACAATTTTTGTTTggttgataattttttttgttggcctgtgtgtttaatttttttgaaaggattttcatttaatgttttctagtccaaaaagattttcagtttgatttattttttttaaaaggttttcaaaatttaaaaataattttttttaaaatcaaatcaaatctttcttttatgaggtcatgtcttttcaagttaTATCAAAagatgatgcagttgcatggtttgtaAAAAACttcttttgggtacggttaccaacactccctctcttcaaTCCATCTCTTTCTCCTCCTATCTCTCCTCCTCCGTGTGATCCCATGGCTCGAACAAAAAATCCTTCTAGGGTTACACCCTCAGCCAAGCAGACACCACCACCGAAGGAGCCTCCATCCAAGCATGGTTCATCGAAGCCGAGTTCATCCAAGGGGAAATGACCAGCCGCGCCTGAACCTCCATCTGAGCCCACACAACCAAAATCTAGGTCTACTCCATTACATTCTTAGAGAGGTAAACCTCATCCTCCTCTCAAATCTGTTAGAGAATCGGATATTGACCCATTTGCCCATAAATCCCACTTCATGACATCACACTCAAATTATAATCCAAATAGATTTAGGTCTACCATGAACAATGATTTACCATGTGTCCATCATTTCTTGTTGACTTAccaactttgaaaaagaaaggattttcttttgttgaaaatttggaatttttagaTTGGAATCATCTCTTTAAAATCAAAAAGCATGTTTATCCTCtgttggttcaagagttttatgcaaatctgACATATCATGAAGGGACTGTTCATTCTTATGTAAAAGGCCGAGACATTGTCTTGAACAATGAGACAATCAGTGATGCATTAAAGTATACTAatgttgggccttgtgcttaCACTTCAGTTAAATGGGATGAAGGTGTTGGTATATCTTACAATGATGCATTTgctcacatttgtgaacatgtttctttaattaatggcattacacccactcacaaagccctaggatatgaacgtgctcagttgcaccgaatgGTCAACCACATCATACTTCCTTAAAGTGGTTAatatcaaagggtttcctacactgatactcttgttttatatgccatTCTCACCAAAACATaaatttcatttgcatattttagggttagatacatgtttgactctATTAGGAGTGAAAAAGATAAAGCACTTCcatatggcatgtttctaacctgcatatttgagtattttggtgttgacttgaacAATGAGGATTATCAAAATAGACATTCCTATCTAAAGGGAGGTGgtgcagtgaaacagcaaaaaggacctaCTCAATCTAAAAGAATGGTCTTAGATGATGAAAATGATGACTTTGTCCCGGAGGAATCTCCTCCTCCTTGCACCGAGGGTACTTCCATCTCTACTGGCAAGAAATTTGCTCTGCTGAA
This genomic window contains:
- the LOC112790108 gene encoding expansin-A12 produces the protein MKMAPLIMISSCFVWNLCMVLIGVSVSVPVEAKSWLKAHATFYGANQSPISLGGACGYDNTFHAGFGVNTAAVSTMLFRGGEACGACYQVICDYRVDPKWCLRRRSVTVTATNFCPPNNQGGWCDPPHHHFDMSAPSFFRIARQGSEGIVPVLYTRVPCKRRGGVRFTLRGQSNFNMVMISNVGGSGDVKAVSIKGSRGRSSWLPMHRNWGANWQSSVDLRNQRLSFKLTLADGKTLLFLNVVPSSWRFGQTFSSRNQFS